In one Tachysurus fulvidraco isolate hzauxx_2018 chromosome 16, HZAU_PFXX_2.0, whole genome shotgun sequence genomic region, the following are encoded:
- the ccr6a gene encoding C-C chemokine receptor type 6a, translating to MTMEYADENEWESPCEMNRNSLNNNVKYYLQYYVHSLICIVGFIGNVLVILTYAFYKRTKSMTDVYLLNVAVADVLFVVALPLLIFSEQNDWALGDWSCKVLRGAYSINLYSGILLLACISLDRYMAIVQARRSFRFRSSMLIYSYLICAFVWILAFILTLPTLIYYERYKPTVSMQTFDMNFTNIEDYSQWTTTHAPLSSLHMEQHVCFFRFNDNDTAKLFKVLVPSSQVAVGFCLPLLVMGFCYSSVVFTLLRAKNFQRHKAVRVVLTVVLVFITCHLPYNAALLYDLIYMFSNSECMDQNNTHLLLILTESLAYLHCCLNPLLYAFIGVKFRNHFRKVVEDLWCLGKSYIGARRASRMTSEAYLSSRRSVDSAGNENATSFTM from the coding sequence ATGACTATGGAATATGCAGATGAAAACGAATGGGAGAGTCCATGTGAAATGAATAGAAATTCACTGAATAATAATGTTAAGTACTATCTCCAATACTATGTGCACTCACTTATCTGCATTGTAGGATTTATTGGCAATGTCTTGGTGATCCTTACATATGCTTTCTACAAGCGCACCAAGTCCATGACGGATGTTTACCTACTGAACGTGGCCGTAGCAGATGTCCTGTTTGTAGTGGCTCTGCCTCTGCTCATATTCAGTGAGCAGAATGACTGGGCTTTGGGTGATTGGTCCTGCAAGGTGTTGCGTGGTGCCTACAGTATCAACCTCTACAGTGGCATCCTACTGCTGGCTTGCATCAGTTTAGACCGCTACATGGCCATAGTACAAGCTCGCCGCTCTTTCAGGTTCCGCTCGAGCATGCTGATCTACAGTTACTTGATCTGTGCATTTGTCTGGATTTTAGCCTTCATTCTGACTTTGCCCACCCTCATCTACTATGAGCGCTACAAACCTACTGTCTCAATGCAAACTTTTGATATGAACTTCACAAATATTGAAGACTACAGCCAATGGACTACAACACATGCACCTCTATCGAGCCTGCACATGGAACAGCATGTGTGCTTCTTTCGCTTCAATGACAACGACACTGCGAAGCTCTTCAAAGTGCTAGTGCCGAGTTCTCAGGTCGCTGTTGGGTTTTGCTTGCCATTGCTGGTCATGGGCTTCTGCTACTCCAGTGTGGTGTTTACACTCCTGCGTGCCAAAAACTTCCAAAGGCACAAGGCTGTGCGTGTGGTCCTGACGGTAGTGTTGGTCTTTATCACCTGTCATCTGCCCTACAATGCGGCACTGTTGTATGATCTCATTTACATGTTCTCCAATTCAGAGTGCATGGatcaaaacaacacacacctgctgcTGATCCTCACTGAAAGCCTGGCCTACCTGCACTGCTGCCTCAACCCACTTCTCTATGCCTTTATTGGAGTCAAATTCAGGAACCATTTCCGCAAGGTTGTGGAGGACCTCTGGTGCCTTGGGAAGAGCTACATTGGTGCAAGACGTGCGTCTCGGATGACCTCCGAGGCATACCTATCTTCCCGAAGGTCTGTGGACAGCGCAGGGAATGAAAATGCCACCTCATTCACCATGTAA